A single genomic interval of Terriglobales bacterium harbors:
- a CDS encoding tetratricopeptide repeat protein, whose protein sequence is MLKAALRLSVLLCAVLAAFSVTAQHKHELDNKVDMTRAPLLTGVGTLNHPTSTKNEMAQKYFDQGIALIYAFNHLEAERAFAQAQQLDPDMAMAWWGQALALAPNINDPITPDRAGKAYAAIQTAIQKSKGKPAAERDYIKTLAKRYSANKDADRAKLDVGYAQAMGKLAKKHPNDPDAQVLYASALMETMPWDYYQANGDPKPAIVTVQKTLESAMKRWPNHTGAHHLYIHAVEASSTPDRGEPSADVLGGLAPTAGHLVHMPSHIYLRVGRWEDAAEANRKASKADEDYITQCRAQGIYPIAYYPHNLHMGSFAAAMQGGSEEAIGLAKKMKEKIPADVGDEMPYWGNVFTSVPILSMVRFGKWDELLAYPQPSEKLLASNAIWRYGQGVALIRAGKLDDAEKQLKEIGEIAKNPALKDQKMGNNDGQKLLTIAENILAGELAAARKDYASAVASLEKAVAAQDALHYNEPEDWYFPVRHVLGAVLLEAGRPADAEKVYVEDLKHHRKNGWALYGLAQALKAQGKSNEASKTEEQFTVAWKYADVRLTASKF, encoded by the coding sequence ATGTTGAAAGCCGCATTGAGGCTATCTGTGTTGTTGTGTGCAGTTCTGGCTGCATTCAGCGTAACCGCCCAACACAAGCACGAGCTAGACAACAAAGTTGACATGACCCGTGCGCCGCTGCTGACGGGCGTGGGTACGTTAAACCATCCGACATCGACGAAGAACGAGATGGCGCAGAAGTACTTCGACCAGGGAATTGCGCTGATCTACGCGTTCAATCACCTGGAAGCGGAGCGCGCATTTGCGCAGGCGCAGCAACTTGATCCGGACATGGCGATGGCGTGGTGGGGACAGGCGCTGGCACTAGCTCCGAATATCAACGACCCGATTACGCCAGACCGCGCGGGAAAGGCTTACGCGGCGATCCAGACGGCAATCCAGAAGTCGAAGGGCAAGCCGGCGGCAGAGCGCGATTACATAAAGACGCTGGCGAAGCGGTATTCGGCAAACAAGGATGCGGATCGCGCGAAACTGGACGTGGGTTATGCGCAGGCGATGGGCAAGCTGGCGAAGAAACATCCGAACGATCCGGACGCGCAGGTGTTGTATGCGTCGGCGCTGATGGAGACCATGCCGTGGGATTACTACCAGGCGAATGGCGATCCGAAGCCGGCGATTGTGACGGTACAGAAGACGCTTGAGTCGGCGATGAAGCGGTGGCCGAATCACACGGGCGCGCATCACTTGTACATTCATGCGGTGGAGGCGTCGTCGACACCGGACCGCGGTGAGCCTAGTGCGGACGTGCTGGGAGGACTGGCTCCGACGGCGGGCCACCTGGTGCATATGCCCAGTCACATCTACCTGAGAGTGGGACGGTGGGAGGATGCGGCCGAGGCGAACCGCAAGGCGTCGAAGGCGGACGAGGATTACATTACGCAATGCAGGGCGCAGGGGATTTATCCGATTGCGTACTATCCGCATAACCTGCACATGGGGTCGTTTGCAGCAGCGATGCAGGGCGGCAGCGAGGAAGCGATCGGGCTGGCGAAGAAGATGAAGGAAAAGATTCCCGCGGACGTCGGCGATGAAATGCCGTACTGGGGGAACGTGTTTACCTCAGTGCCGATCTTGTCGATGGTGAGGTTCGGCAAGTGGGATGAGTTGCTGGCGTATCCGCAGCCTTCGGAGAAACTGCTGGCTTCGAATGCGATCTGGCGGTATGGGCAAGGCGTGGCTCTGATTCGGGCGGGCAAGCTTGACGATGCGGAGAAGCAGTTGAAGGAGATCGGAGAGATCGCAAAGAATCCGGCGTTGAAAGACCAGAAAATGGGCAACAACGACGGGCAGAAACTGCTGACGATCGCCGAGAATATTCTGGCCGGTGAACTGGCAGCGGCGCGGAAGGATTATGCGTCGGCGGTTGCGTCGCTGGAGAAGGCGGTCGCGGCGCAGGATGCCTTGCACTACAACGAGCCGGAAGACTGGTACTTCCCGGTGCGTCACGTGCTGGGTGCGGTGCTGCTGGAGGCGGGTCGTCCGGCAGATGCGGAGAAGGTTTACGTGGAGGACCTAAAGCATCATCGGAAGAATGGATGGGCGCTCTACGGGCTTGCGCAGGCGCTGAAGGCGCAGGGCAAAAGCAATGAGGCGTCGAAGACAGAGGAACAGTTCACAGTGGCATGGAAGTATGCGGATGTGAGACTGACGGCATCGAAGTTCTAG
- a CDS encoding DUF4350 domain-containing protein translates to MAQQVPDLDYKPPIPKPAYAQGEGPRVVIDGGHHNFHTVDGRYRPLAELLRRDGYRVAGSNTPFTASSLKAADLLIISNALNAVNADGNWGLPTPSAFTPAEIAELKKYVENGGALFLIADHMPFPGAAGDLARAFGLEFSNGFAMPRDAQNPGPITFTPEKGLKPGPWTEGRGVEERVDSVVTFTGSAFYPGPNVEPVLELPQGYVSVTPEMAWQFTPETPRVPITRWCQGAVVKVGKGRVAVFGEAAMFSAQVAGPQKRPMGMNSDSAKQNYQFLLNIVHWLTNAK, encoded by the coding sequence GTGGCACAACAAGTTCCGGATCTGGATTACAAACCTCCCATTCCTAAACCTGCTTATGCGCAAGGCGAGGGGCCTCGCGTAGTCATCGATGGCGGGCACCATAACTTTCATACCGTCGATGGAAGATATAGGCCCCTGGCAGAGTTACTGCGGCGCGATGGATACCGCGTGGCGGGGAGCAACACGCCGTTTACTGCAAGTTCTCTGAAGGCCGCCGACTTGCTGATCATCTCGAACGCATTGAACGCGGTCAACGCCGATGGGAACTGGGGGCTGCCAACGCCGTCTGCTTTTACGCCCGCGGAGATCGCTGAGTTGAAGAAGTATGTGGAGAACGGCGGAGCATTGTTCCTGATCGCAGATCACATGCCGTTTCCGGGTGCCGCAGGCGATCTTGCGCGTGCGTTCGGACTGGAGTTCAGCAATGGGTTTGCGATGCCACGCGATGCACAGAATCCAGGCCCAATTACCTTTACGCCAGAGAAGGGCCTGAAGCCGGGCCCGTGGACGGAGGGGCGTGGGGTTGAGGAGAGAGTCGATTCGGTGGTTACATTCACGGGGTCTGCGTTCTATCCGGGCCCGAACGTAGAACCGGTTCTGGAGCTTCCGCAGGGATACGTCTCGGTCACACCGGAAATGGCATGGCAATTTACGCCGGAGACACCGAGGGTGCCGATCACACGATGGTGCCAGGGGGCCGTGGTGAAAGTGGGAAAGGGACGAGTGGCCGTGTTTGGCGAGGCAGCCATGTTCAGCGCGCAAGTCGCCGGGCCGCAGAAGCGTCCGATGGGCATGAACTCGGATAGCGCAAAGCAGAACTATCAGTTCTTGCTCAATATCGTGCACTGGCTCACGAACGCCAAGTGA